In Amblyraja radiata isolate CabotCenter1 chromosome 10, sAmbRad1.1.pri, whole genome shotgun sequence, one DNA window encodes the following:
- the LOC116978128 gene encoding tumor necrosis factor ligand superfamily member 6-like, with protein sequence MEDRYRRAQIYTVDGNPNLSRYPNALTPPELPPRQKQPKKDWQKVCTVAILILSLIILACLALGTTYLIQLKMQFEKIKQVQKEESSPAKMVGGPKVTEFPTFAAHLTGMHSIKNSKTLLWEATRGNAFTSGIRYKEGALIIDDPGYFAIYSKIYFRGLGCKSHTLLQQTVFKRTELFPADFTLMIARSNLYCPEKQESWSRNSFQTGIFKLQKGDHIYVNVSNPMLVHFDQFYTFFGLHKL encoded by the exons ATGGAAGATCGTTATCGGCGAGCACAAatttacactgtggatggcaatCCCAATCTCTCCCGGTATCCCAATGCGTTGACGCCCCCAGAGTTGCCACCAAGGCAGAAGCAACCTAAGAAGGACTGGCAGAAAGTGTGTACGGTTGCGATACTGATCCTATCGTTAATAATACTGGCGTGTCTGGCACTGGGCACCACATACTTAATTCAACTCAAGATGCAATTCGAGAAAATCAAACAG GTTCAGAAAGAGGAAAGTTCACCGGCAAAGATGGTTG GGGGTCCGAAGGTTACAGAGTTCCCAACATTTGCTGCACATCTCACAG GAATGCATTCCATTAAGAATTCAAAGACACTGCTGTGGGAAGCCACGAGGGGCAATGCCTTCACAAGTGGAATCCGTTACAAAGAAGGCGCTTTGATCATCGACGATCCTGGCTACTTTGCAATCTACTCAAAAATCTACTTCCGAGGGCTGGGATGCAAATCGCACACTCTGCTGCAACAGACGGTCTTCAAACGAACCGAACTCTTTCCCGCTGATTTTACTCTCATGATCGCCAGAAGCAACTTGTATTGCCCCGAGAAGCAGGAGTCCTGGTCAAGGAACAGTTTTCAAACAGGAATATTTAAATTACAGAAAGGAGATCACATATATGTGAATGTGTCAAATCCAATGTTAGTTCATTTTG